In Gemmatimonadota bacterium, the sequence CAGCACGTTCTTCTCCATGTACGTCTCGTAGTCCTCGCCGGTCAGCGTCTCGATGACGCGGCCGAGGAAGATGATCCCGGGGTTGGAGTACTGCCAGCGGCTGCCCGGCTCGAACTCGAGCTCGGTGTACGGGAACATGGCCACGAGCTGCGACCACTCCGTGGGCTCGTACGGGTGCCAGGGCTGATCGCCGCCCCAGGGCCAGGTCCCGCTCCGGAAGCCCGCGCTGTGGGACATGAGATGGCGCAGCGTCACGCGCCCGATGGGGCCATGCACCGCGCGCAATTCGGGCACGTAGTCGAGGATGGGATCGTCCAGGTCCAGCAGCCCGCGGTCGCGCAGCTGCATCAGCGCGATGGACGTGAACGTCTTGGTGATGGACGCCCAGTGGTAGATGGTCTCCCGGTCCACCGCGCGCCCGCTCTCCACGTCGGCGAAGCCGCGCGTCTCGAACGCCAGCTCCTGCCCGTCCTGGTAGAACGCGAGGCTGGAGCCCACGATGCCTTCCCGCTCCAGCCGGTCGGCGTAGTCGCGGACGACGGCGTCCCAGGCGGCCTCGAATCCGCGGGGCGCCTGCTGGGCGTGGACCGTGTCCATGGGCAGGAGCAGGGGGAGGGTGGCGGCGAGCAGCGGAAGCGAAGCGCGGCGCATGGCGATCTCCGGTGCGGTTCGCTCGGAACATGCGCCGGAAACGCCGGTGCCGCGAGGGCGACGTGGCCCCCGCGGCACCGGGTCGAGCGAGCTGCTGGCGGTGGCGCGTGTCAGCTCACCGGCCGGCCCAATCCCGCCTCGGCCACCAGCAGCAGCAGCGCGTTCTGGATGGCCAGGTGGCCGTCCCGGTTGATCCACCACTCGCCGGGGGCATGTCCCTCGCCGCCCACGCCGCCGCGGCCGATGGTCACGGCCGGGACGCCGAGCGCGATCGGGATGTTGGAGTCGGTGGAGCCGAAGCCACCCTCCGCCTCCTCACCGAAGACGGCGGCCGCGGCCACCGCCCGCTGCACCAGCGGCAGGTCGTCCGGGTGCTCCCCCGACGGGCGGTTGCCCACCTGGTCGAGCACCAGCTCCAGCGCCGGCCCGTGCCGGCGCACGGCGTTCTCGTCCTCCAGGCCGCGCTGCATGGCGGCGCGGAACGCGGCGTCGATGCGCTGCAGGGCCTCGGGGCTCTCGGAGCGCATGTCCACCTCCATCGACACCTCGAAGGGAATCGAGTTGACGGACGTGCCGCCCGTCAGCGTGCCCACGTTGTAGCTGGTGCGCGGCCCCGAACGCGTGAGCGTATCCGCGACGTTGGCGAAGTGCGTCACCGCGCGCGACAGCGCGTGCGCGGGATTGGCCATCCCGAACGCGCCCCAGGAGTGCCCGCCCGGCCCCTTGAACGTGGCGCGATAGCGGTGCGAGCCCAGCGCCTTTGTGACGAGGCGGCCGAGGCCGCCGCCGTCCACCTCGATCCAGGCATCGATCGGATGCGCGCCGTCGCGGAACAGGTGCTTCATGCCGCGCAGGTCGCCGAGGCCCTCCTCGCCGACCACGCCCACGAACCACACGTCCGCTTGCGTCTCCAGGCCCACCTCTTCCATCGCGCGCAGCGCAGTCAGCACCACCATCAGACCGCGCGTGTCGTCGCCGATGCCGGGCGCGAAGAGCGTGTCGCCGCGCTGGCGCACGGTCACGTCCGTGCCCTCCGGGAAGACGGTGTCCAGGTGGCCGCCGAGCGCGATCGTGCGTCCGCCCGTGGTGCCGCGCCGGAGCGCGATCACGTTGCCCTCCTCGTCGATCCACACGGAATCCGCGCCCGCGGCCCGCAGCCACTCCGCGTAGAACTTCGCGCGTTCCTCCTCCATGAACGGAGGGGCCGGCACCTGTGTGAGCTCGATGTGCTCGGCGCTGGTGCGTTCCTCCATCGCCTCGATGGCTGCGAACGCGCGCTGCACGACGGGCTCGCGCGCGAGGCCCGCCACGCCGTCGGCCGCCACCTGCGCGCTCAGCGGCGCGGCGAGGGCGAACGTGCACGCGAGCAGCGCGGGCGCCGCGGACCGCGCGATGCGCGGAGAACGGACGAGGGACGTCATCGGGTCTGGCTCCGGGTCGAGGGCGTCACCGGTCCGGGTGCGGCCGGACCGAAGGAACGGATGTGGTCCAGGCGGATGCGCTGGCCCGTGGAGAGCACGGCGTATTCGGCGCCGTCGTCCGTCAGGAGGTCCTGGATGGCCGCGTCCACCGTCTCGGACGTGCCGTCGGGCAGCTCGTAGCGGATGCGGCAGACGGCCCCGCGGACGGTGAGGTGCTCGAGGCGGTCGTGGACCGCGCAGGCGATGGGTCGGTACGGCAGGTCGGCCATGTCGCTTCCGGCGCAGGAGACCGCGCGGGTGCTGCCGGCCTTGCCACCGGCGCCCCGCGAGGCCCATTACTCGGCGGATCGCGGGAGGGTTCCTGGCAGTGCCCGGACCTCACCCGTGTCCCGCCGCTCCGCGGCCCGCGACGCCCCGCACCCCAGGAGACTCCGTGGCCGACTCGCTGCTCTACCTGTCCCGCGCCGACGTGGAAGCCGTGGACCTCCCGATGACGGAGATCATCGAGGCCGTGGAGGGCGCGTTCCGCGAGAAGGCCCTGGGCCGGACCGAGATGCCGCCCAAGCCCGGAATCCACCCGAGCCGCGACGGCTTCATCCACGCCATGCCCGCCTACCTGTCGGGCACGGGGGGCGCCGGCCTCAAGTGGGTGAGCGCCTTCCCCGAGAACCGCGGGCGCGATCTGCCGCAGATCACGGGGCTGATCGTCCTGAACGACGCCACCACCGGTCTGCCGCTGGCCGTGATGGACTGCACGTGGATCACGGCCACCCGCACGGCCGCGGCCAGCGCCGTGGCCGCCCGCCATCTGGCGCGGCCCGACGCCACGAGCGTGGGGATCGTCGCGTGTGGCGTGCAGGGCCGCACCCACCTGGAGGCGCTGGCCTGCCTGTTCGGGATCGAGCGCGTGCACGCCTACGACCATCGCCGCTCCAACACCGAGCGCTACAAGGCGGAGATGGAGGCCAGGCTGGGCCTGCCCATCACGATCGTGGAGCGGGCCGAGGACGCCGTGCGCGACCTGGACCTCGTGGTGACCAGCGGACCGATCCGGAAGGAGCCCGAGCCCGTGATCGAAGCGGACTGGCTCGCGCCGGGCGCCTTCGCCTCCGCGGTGGACTTCGATTCCTACTGGACCGGGCCGGCGATGGCGCAGATGGACGTGATCGCCACGGACGATCGCGCGCAGATGGAGTACTTCCGCGGGCTCGGCTACTTCAAGAGCACACCCGCGCCGCACACGGAGCTGGCCGAGCTGGTGAGCGACGCGCATCCGGGCCGCACCGACGCGCGCCAGCGCACGCTGGCGATCAACCTGGGCCTGGCCATCGAGGACATCGTCACCGCGCAACGCGTGGTGGGCCGCGCGCGGGAGCGGGGGATCGGCGTGGAGCTGCCGCTGTAGAGGCACCGCGGGCGTCTCCCCGACCCCTGCACCCCGACCCGTGCACGCCGACCTCTGCTCTACGCCTCCTCCCGTAGCCCCCGGAACGCGCGCACCGCCAGAGGCAGATCGAGCGGCTCACCGTTCCAGCGTGAGGAGGAGGTCCACGGCGTCATCACCAGCCCCTCGCGGGTGTGCGTCCACCCGCCGGGGTCCAGCGCGTCCCAGTCGGGGGCGAGCGCGGGCAGCGGGGGTGCATCCCGGAGCTCCCGCGCGTCGGGCGCGGTGAAGCGGAAGGACCCATCGTCCAGCCGCTCCACCTGGACACCTTCCTCGTGCACCGCGCGGTGGTGGTGCCGACAGAGCAGCACCAGGTTCTCCAGCCGCGTCTCGCCTCCGTCCGCCCAATGCCGGATGTGGTGCGCGTCGGCGAAGCGATTGCCGCACCCCGGGAACCGACACCCGCGATCCCGGTGGCGCAGCGCCCTGCGGATCGCCGGCGGCACCGTGCGCGTGCGACGACCCACGGTGAGGGCGGCGCCGTCCGCACCGTGCACCATCGTCACGGTGCTGGCATCGCACGCGAGTCGGCGGAACGTTCCCGCGGGAACGTCCAGGTCGGCGCCGAGGTGTGTCTCCAGGCTCGCCCCGCCGTCCGCGGCGTCTTCCGCCAGCTCCGCCGCGTCCACGTGCACCATGACCTGGAAGCGATCCGCGCGCGTCGCCCCGCTCGACCGCGCGAACCCCGCCGCCAGGGCACGCTCCGCAAGGAATCCGAGCGCGTCGGCGCGCCGCTGGGTGGCGGTGGGGCGATGGTCCGGTGGGGGCTGATCGGCTTCGGTCGTCTCCCCTCCGGTCGCCTTGGCCCCGCTCGCCTCGGGTCCGCTCGGGTTCGCGTCCATCGAATCACGCGCGGGCTCGCGCTGGAACAGCGCGTCCGCGGCGGCCTCCAGGGCACGCTGCAGCACGGCCGCCACCTCCGGGTCCAACAGCCCTTCGATCCGGACAGCTCCGGTGTGGTCGGTAGACAGCTCCAGGTAGCGCTGCCGATGGCGCGCGCGCTCGTCGCGCGCCGCCTCGAGGCGATCCACACGGCGCCAGCCCCGCACCACCCGCTCGACGTGCGCCGCGGTGCCCGTCAGCGCGAACTCCAGGAGCTCGGCCTCGTTCGCCGGGGTGGCCACGCGCGTGATGGCCCGCACCTTCGACCAGGACAGCTGCCCGCGCCGCATCGCATCGGCGACCCGCGGGAGCGTGGCCAGCGCGCGCGCCACCCGCACGCGTTCCCGCGCCGGCCCGGGCGCGATGCCGGTCCGCCAGCTCAGCCACTGCGCGCAGCTCCGGAAGCCGGGATGTCCCCAGCCCTCGCGCATGTCGAACTCGCGGAGCAGCGTGAGCAGCTGGTATTCGGCCGCGTGGAGATGCGCGGAGATCTCGGCGATCCGGTCGGCCAACTCCTCGGTGGTGAGCGCACGAGAGGGTGGGATCGCCGGCGAGGACGTTCCCGCGGGAACGTCGAGCGTGGGGATGGGGAGTTCGGACGAGGCGACGAGGGCGAGGGCGGCGGGAGACATCGAACCTCCAGGAGCGAAGCGGTGGGTCGGTGAGGCGGCGCGCACGCGGTCGATCGTTCCTGTGCGCCGGACGCCGTGACGACGCCGGAGCATCGGTAGAATCGGTACAGGTGTGTGGGCGTCGCGCGCGCACGGACACGGAGGGCACGGGCGGGATGAGCGAGCCCGCCCCGATCCCGTGCGCGTCCGGAGCGATGGTGTCTTGAAATCTAAGGAGGGATCGGGGCGCTTCCTGGGCCCTCCTGGGACGCGCGAACGACGTGCGGAAGGTCGCGCGGATCGCCACGCCGCGGCGGAGGCGGCGACGAGGGCTGCCAGGGGCGTTCAGAAGGAAGAACAGGCGGCGCCCGCCCCGATCCCGACCGGGGCGGTCGGAATGCTGTCCATGGAAGAATGGGACAGCTTCTGTCGGGGCTCTGCATGACGCCGCGTCCCGCCCCGCCACACGTTCCCGCGGGAACGTTTCCTCGTCAGGGGTCGCGCGTTCTCGCCTTGGTCGCGCATCCTCGGCAGGGTCGCGCGTACTCGGCAGGGTCGCGCGTACTCGGCAGGATCGCGTGTACTCGGCAGGATCGCGCGTACTCGTCAGGGCCTCGCGCGTCCGTGTGCGCGTCGCGCCCGTCCGGCTCACACCGTGAGTCGGATCGCCAGACCGTACCAGCGCAGCATGCGATCGAAGAACTGCCCGTGCGGGGACGGTCCGTCGTAGTAGTCGAAGAGGATGGCCCACGGGCGGGTGCGTCCCAGCTCGATCCCGCTCCGGAGGGAGATGCCGGTCGCGCGCTCGGCGCCGAACTCTCCCGCGCGCAGGTGCACGGCGGCCAGCCCACGCGCGCCGAGCAGGCCCGGTGGTGTGCGCGCCTCCGCACCGAGGTGTCCGACCCACGTCGGCAGGCGGCTCGGGACGCGCGTGAACCAGAGCTCTCCGCCGGCATAGACGCGCCCGTAGCGGTGCTCGCGCGCCGCGAAGAGGTCCACCGCGCCCAGTGATACCTCGAAGCGCTCGATGCCGGACGACAGCAGGAACTCGTCTCCCAGGTGCGAGCTCCAGTGGTAGAGGCGCGCGCGCGCCGACCACGGCCCCGAGCGGACGGAGACCGGAAGCCCGACGATGAAGTCGGCGTTGAAGAAGTCGAACGAGCGCTTGCTTCCGTCGAACTGGGCCAGCACCACCGCCGAGACCTCGGCGTCGATCACGCGGCCCGCTGCGTCGGTGCGGCGGAACAGGTCGAACCCGTCCCCGATCCCCACCGCCACCACCCGCGCGTCCAGCTCGGGTTGATCCCACCAGAGGTACGCGATGGAGGAGCCCACCTCGCGCGGGTCGGCCACGAGGGGCCGGAAGGCAGGGGCGGCCTGGGCGGCGAGCGGCGCGGTGGCCAGGAGGGCGGCGGCGAGCGCGAAGAGCGCTCGGGCGCCCAAGCCAGATCCGGCCGGGCGGCCGGAATGGGAAACGGTCGGGAAGGCCATGGGACTCCGTGCGCGGGGGCTCGAGACCGCTCAAGCTAGGGAATCGGCGGCCGAGCGGGGTACCCGGGTGCGCAGACGCCCGGTCGCACCGCCCGACAGCCCCGTCACACACCCCGGCCCCCGATCGTTCCCCGCACGGTGAAGGTCACAGGAGACGAGCCCGAGCCCGTGGACGTCGAAGCGTTGTACGCCGAGGTCCATCCGGGCCTCTACCGCTACTGCCATCGCCTGACCGGCGATCCGGACGCCGCCGCCGACGTGGCGCAGGAGGCGTTCGTGCGCCTGGTCGAGCGCGACGTGCAGGGCGCCCCGCACGAGCTGCGCGCCTGGCTCTTCAAGGTGGCCACGCACCGCATCCGCGACCGCTTCCGGACGCGGGAGAACCGGAGACGACTGTTGGAGATCCATCCCGTGCTGCCCGGCGCGGCGCCCGACCCCGACGACGAGGTCGAGCGCGCGCAGCGGGTAGGACGGGTTCGCGAGGTGCTGGAGCGTCTGAACCTCCGGGACCGGGAGCTGCTGCTGATGCGGGAAGAGGGATTCAGCTACAAGGAGATGGCCGACGCCGTGGGCGTCGCGCCGGGCTCGGTGGGCACGCTGCTGGCGCGGGCGCTCGCGCGCTTCGCCGACGCGCTCCGCGCGGAGGGGATCCATGCGACCGGATGACGGTGGAACGATGCCGGATGACGGGGGAGCGATGCCGGAGGACGGTGGGACGATGCCGGAGGACGGTGGGACGATGCTGGACGACGGCACCCTCCTGGCCCTGCTGGACGGCGAGCTGGAGGCCCGCGAGGCCGCCCGCGTCCGGGCCGCCGTGGAGGCCGAGCCCGAGCTGGCCGCGCGTCTGGCCGCGCTCGAGGCCGACGCTGCCCTGGTCTCGGAGAGCCTCCTGCTGCTCGATGCGCCTCCGCCGGCGGCCCGCTCCGCGGATGTGCTGCCGTTCCGCCGCCCGGACCCGGCCCGGTCGGCGCCGGCCCGCCGGCGCCCGCACGGGGGCTGGGCCCGGGCCGCGTCCATCACGCTGCTGATCGCGGCCGGGGCCGCGGCCGGCCTGCCGGGCTCGCCGGTCCGGGGGTGGTTGCGGCTGGGGTGGGACCGTCTGGCGGGCGGGCCCGAGCCGGCCTCCGTACCCGCGGTCGCCGCCCCGGAATCGGCGGAGCCGGCCCTCGACGGGCCCGCCGGCATCCGCATCGAGCCCGACCTGGGCCGCCTGCGGCTCGTGCTGCGCGACGTCGCGGCCGGCACCCCGGTGGAGGTGGCTTTCGTGGCCTCCGGTCCCGCCGGGGCCTTCGTCACGGGCGAGGCCCGCTTCCAGGCGGGCGAGGGGCGCATCGACGTCACCGGCCCCACGGGGCCGGTCCGCCTGGAGGTGCCGGCCGCGGCCACCGAGCTGGTGCTGGTCGTGGACGGCGTCACCTGGCTGACCCGCACCGGGGAGCGGGTGGAGGTGGCGGGGCCGGTGGTGGAGCGCAGCGAGGACGGCGTGCGCTTCGTGGTCGGCGGCGGCGGGAGCGGTGCGGGCGGCGGCTCGGCCGCGTCCGGCACCCGTAGCCCGTCCGGCGTGTAGCGGCGCACATGCTCGCTCCGCTGCTCGCCCTCGCGTTGGCGGTCGCGCCCCTCCCGCAGGCGGCGCCGCGCGCCACCGTGGAAGGCGGCGTCTACACGGTGCGCGAAGGCGCGCGCGTGGCGCTGCCCTTCGCGAGCGTGGAGCTGGTGGACGGGCAGGGTCGGGTGCGCGGCGCGTCCGCGGACGATCAGGGCCACTTCCGGCTCGTGGACGTGGCCCCCGGTCCGCACGCCGTGCGCGTGACGCACGTGGGCTACCGCACGGTGCGGCTGGAGGTGGTGGTGCCGGCCAGCGGCGTGCTGCGCGTGGACGTGGAGGTCGGAGCCGATCCGGTGCGTATGCCGGGCGTCACCGTGCGCGGCGAGCGCGAGCCCGTGCCCACCGCCGGTGAGGCCGGCGGAAGCACGGCCGTGGATCCTGGCGCCGCCGTGCGCATCCTCGAAGAGGGGTCCGGCATCGCCTCGTCCGGACTCCTGGACGCCGTGCGCGGGCTCCCGGGCGAAGATCCGCCGGACGAATCCGACGCGCTCTTCATGCGCGGGTCCGCGCTCGATCTCAAGCGGGTGCGGCTGGACGGCGCGCCGGTCTTCACGCCGTTCCATGTGGGCGGTCTGATCCCGAGCTTCGACGAGTGGCTGCTGGGTCGCACCGACCTGTGGGTGGGCGCCGCGCCGGCCCGCTACGACGGCGGGCTCGACTACGTGCTGGACCTGCGTACGCGGAGGCCCGACCGCGATCGCACCAACGGCAGCGCGTCGGTGGACCTGCTGGGGGCGCGCGCGGCCGTGGCGACGCCGGTGGGCGAGCGGGCGGGCGTGCTGGTGGGCGGACGCATCCTGCACGGTGCGCTGGAGCGGCTGCTCTCACGTGGCGCCTCACCGTACGGCTACGCGGACGGGCTCGCGCGCGCGGACATCGATCTCGGCGAGCGCGCCACACTGCGGGCCACCGGCTTCTGGAACCGTGAGGACGTATCGCTCGACTACGCCGTCGCCGGTAGCGTCGCGGCGCGCGCCGGTCTGCCGGAGCGTGCCGAGTGGGGCAACCGCGCGGGCAGCGTGTCCCTGGAGCTGCCGGTGGCCGGGGGGCGGCTGTCCCTGCTCGCCGCGGGCGGGCGCTACGACGCCGGGCTGCCGCTCGCGGGCCAGCAGCCGGCCTACGCCAGCGGACACACCACACGGCAGGACGCGTCCGTCGACTGGTCGCGTCCGCGTGAGGGCGGCGGTGCGCTGACCTTCGGCCTGGACGCCGAGCGCATCGAGGCCGTCTACCAGGCGCGCGGGCTCGCGTCCGACGGGAGCGTGCGCCTCTTCGACAACGCGGCCGACTCCTGGCTCGCCGCCGCCTACGGCGATGTCCGGATGCCCGTGGGCGAGCGCACCACGCTGCAGGCGGGGCTGCGCGCCACGCACGCGGAAGGGCAGGGCGTGCTGCTGGCGCCGCGCCTGGGCCTCGCGTGGCTGCTCACGGACCAGGCTGCGCTGTCGCTGTCCGTGGGCCGCTACCATCAGCTCGTGGCCACCGCGGACGAGCAGATCCCCGAAGGGCTGGCCGCCGCCGTCACGGACTCGACGCCCGCGCCGCCGCTCGGCAACGCCACGCTGTTCCGGCTGGCGCGCGCCAACCACGTGGTGGTCTCGCTGGACCAGATGCTGTCGCCCACGACCCGGCTGGGCCTGGACGGCTTCTACAAGCGCTTCGAAGGCCTGTTGTCCGCGCCGGGTGCCGTGTTGTCGTCCTCCGGGATCGACCTGCGCGTACGCCGTTCGGGCGCGCGCTTCGATGGCTGGGCCGGCTATTCGCTCTCGTGGCACTGGCGCCAGGGCGCGAGCAGCGCCACCAGCGAGCAGTTCGTGGGCCGGCAGCTCCTGAGCGCCGGTCTGGTGGGCCAACTCACGCCCTGGAGCGGCCTGGACGTGCGCCTGTCCTACGGCGACGGACTGCCGCTCACGGCCGTCGCCACGGCCACGGACGGAGAGTTCGCTCCCGGCCTGGAGAACGCGATCGCCAGCCCGGATCCCACGACGGTGGCGGTGGGCGCCGCGCGCGACGAGCCTGCGCTGACCGGCGGACCCTCGGGCGACTTCCTGCGCCTGGACGCGGAGGTGTACGGCCTCTTCGAGCGGCGCGTGGGCTCGCGCACCCACCAGGTGCGGCCCTACGTGAAGGTGCTGAACGCGCTCGATCGGCGCGATGCCCTCTTCTACTACTTCGAGCGCTGGCGTGGCGAGGATGCACGACCGCTGGCGGAGCTGTCCGTCCTGCCGGTGATCGGGATCGAGTGGCGGTTCTGAAGGACCAGGGGTCCGGGGACGATCGGGCCCGCGCGCTCGCCGCGCTGGGCGATCAGATCTCCGCGTGCCGGCGCTGCCCCCGCCTCGTGGCCTGGCGCGAGGCGGTGGCGGAGGAGAAGCGCGCCGCCTACCGCGACGAGACGTACTGGGGCCGCCCCGTCCCGGGCTTCGGCGATCCCCACGCGCGTGTGTTGATCGTGGGCCTGGCGCCCGCGGCGCACGGGGCCAACCGCACCGGCCGCATGTTCACCGGCGATCGCTCCGGGGAGTGGCTCTACCGCGCGCTGCACCGCGCCGGCTTCGCCAACCAGTTC encodes:
- a CDS encoding serine hydrolase domain-containing protein, with translation MRRASLPLLAATLPLLLPMDTVHAQQAPRGFEAAWDAVVRDYADRLEREGIVGSSLAFYQDGQELAFETRGFADVESGRAVDRETIYHWASITKTFTSIALMQLRDRGLLDLDDPILDYVPELRAVHGPIGRVTLRHLMSHSAGFRSGTWPWGGDQPWHPYEPTEWSQLVAMFPYTELEFEPGSRWQYSNPGIIFLGRVIETLTGEDYETYMEKNVLRPLGMRSAYFDRTPYHLLPHRSNNYFIEAGTRTANGVDFDTGITVSNGGLNASIPDMARYLAFLVGSAPDATAEAVLARSSLEEMWREQIRIGQEDGIEQAMGLGYFLPSFQGHGYVGHTGSQLGFLSFFYLDPATGAATIAVFNTDGRGAEPRAHTRQVLQEVRADLFGRIFPLFREDGQARR
- a CDS encoding M20/M25/M40 family metallo-hydrolase — protein: MTSLVRSPRIARSAAPALLACTFALAAPLSAQVAADGVAGLAREPVVQRAFAAIEAMEERTSAEHIELTQVPAPPFMEEERAKFYAEWLRAAGADSVWIDEEGNVIALRRGTTGGRTIALGGHLDTVFPEGTDVTVRQRGDTLFAPGIGDDTRGLMVVLTALRAMEEVGLETQADVWFVGVVGEEGLGDLRGMKHLFRDGAHPIDAWIEVDGGGLGRLVTKALGSHRYRATFKGPGGHSWGAFGMANPAHALSRAVTHFANVADTLTRSGPRTSYNVGTLTGGTSVNSIPFEVSMEVDMRSESPEALQRIDAAFRAAMQRGLEDENAVRRHGPALELVLDQVGNRPSGEHPDDLPLVQRAVAAAAVFGEEAEGGFGSTDSNIPIALGVPAVTIGRGGVGGEGHAPGEWWINRDGHLAIQNALLLLVAEAGLGRPVS
- a CDS encoding ornithine cyclodeaminase family protein: MADSLLYLSRADVEAVDLPMTEIIEAVEGAFREKALGRTEMPPKPGIHPSRDGFIHAMPAYLSGTGGAGLKWVSAFPENRGRDLPQITGLIVLNDATTGLPLAVMDCTWITATRTAAASAVAARHLARPDATSVGIVACGVQGRTHLEALACLFGIERVHAYDHRRSNTERYKAEMEARLGLPITIVERAEDAVRDLDLVVTSGPIRKEPEPVIEADWLAPGAFASAVDFDSYWTGPAMAQMDVIATDDRAQMEYFRGLGYFKSTPAPHTELAELVSDAHPGRTDARQRTLAINLGLAIEDIVTAQRVVGRARERGIGVELPL
- a CDS encoding DUF222 domain-containing protein, translating into MSPAALALVASSELPIPTLDVPAGTSSPAIPPSRALTTEELADRIAEISAHLHAAEYQLLTLLREFDMREGWGHPGFRSCAQWLSWRTGIAPGPARERVRVARALATLPRVADAMRRGQLSWSKVRAITRVATPANEAELLEFALTGTAAHVERVVRGWRRVDRLEAARDERARHRQRYLELSTDHTGAVRIEGLLDPEVAAVLQRALEAAADALFQREPARDSMDANPSGPEASGAKATGGETTEADQPPPDHRPTATQRRADALGFLAERALAAGFARSSGATRADRFQVMVHVDAAELAEDAADGGASLETHLGADLDVPAGTFRRLACDASTVTMVHGADGAALTVGRRTRTVPPAIRRALRHRDRGCRFPGCGNRFADAHHIRHWADGGETRLENLVLLCRHHHRAVHEEGVQVERLDDGSFRFTAPDARELRDAPPLPALAPDWDALDPGGWTHTREGLVMTPWTSSSRWNGEPLDLPLAVRAFRGLREEA
- a CDS encoding DUF1207 domain-containing protein, with protein sequence MGARALFALAAALLATAPLAAQAAPAFRPLVADPREVGSSIAYLWWDQPELDARVVAVGIGDGFDLFRRTDAAGRVIDAEVSAVVLAQFDGSKRSFDFFNADFIVGLPVSVRSGPWSARARLYHWSSHLGDEFLLSSGIERFEVSLGAVDLFAAREHRYGRVYAGGELWFTRVPSRLPTWVGHLGAEARTPPGLLGARGLAAVHLRAGEFGAERATGISLRSGIELGRTRPWAILFDYYDGPSPHGQFFDRMLRWYGLAIRLTV
- a CDS encoding sigma-70 family RNA polymerase sigma factor; the protein is MKVTGDEPEPVDVEALYAEVHPGLYRYCHRLTGDPDAAADVAQEAFVRLVERDVQGAPHELRAWLFKVATHRIRDRFRTRENRRRLLEIHPVLPGAAPDPDDEVERAQRVGRVREVLERLNLRDRELLLMREEGFSYKEMADAVGVAPGSVGTLLARALARFADALRAEGIHATG
- a CDS encoding TonB-dependent receptor, which translates into the protein MLAPLLALALAVAPLPQAAPRATVEGGVYTVREGARVALPFASVELVDGQGRVRGASADDQGHFRLVDVAPGPHAVRVTHVGYRTVRLEVVVPASGVLRVDVEVGADPVRMPGVTVRGEREPVPTAGEAGGSTAVDPGAAVRILEEGSGIASSGLLDAVRGLPGEDPPDESDALFMRGSALDLKRVRLDGAPVFTPFHVGGLIPSFDEWLLGRTDLWVGAAPARYDGGLDYVLDLRTRRPDRDRTNGSASVDLLGARAAVATPVGERAGVLVGGRILHGALERLLSRGASPYGYADGLARADIDLGERATLRATGFWNREDVSLDYAVAGSVAARAGLPERAEWGNRAGSVSLELPVAGGRLSLLAAGGRYDAGLPLAGQQPAYASGHTTRQDASVDWSRPREGGGALTFGLDAERIEAVYQARGLASDGSVRLFDNAADSWLAAAYGDVRMPVGERTTLQAGLRATHAEGQGVLLAPRLGLAWLLTDQAALSLSVGRYHQLVATADEQIPEGLAAAVTDSTPAPPLGNATLFRLARANHVVVSLDQMLSPTTRLGLDGFYKRFEGLLSAPGAVLSSSGIDLRVRRSGARFDGWAGYSLSWHWRQGASSATSEQFVGRQLLSAGLVGQLTPWSGLDVRLSYGDGLPLTAVATATDGEFAPGLENAIASPDPTTVAVGAARDEPALTGGPSGDFLRLDAEVYGLFERRVGSRTHQVRPYVKVLNALDRRDALFYYFERWRGEDARPLAELSVLPVIGIEWRF